In Shouchella patagoniensis, the following are encoded in one genomic region:
- a CDS encoding OsmC family protein, whose amino-acid sequence MKELGYTTDLPYGQLDISGDDSAGFRPFQLLVSSIAVCSGGVFRKILDKKRIQYDSIDIEADVVRNEANVNEVIEVHLRFFVKGSVSTTELLEKSLALASKNCPIVQSVNKSIKITESIIKKDV is encoded by the coding sequence ATGAAAGAACTTGGCTATACGACGGATCTACCATATGGTCAACTAGATATTAGTGGTGATGATTCAGCCGGTTTTAGACCTTTTCAACTTCTTGTCTCATCGATTGCTGTTTGTAGTGGTGGTGTTTTTAGGAAAATCTTAGATAAAAAGCGGATTCAATATGATTCAATCGATATTGAGGCAGATGTTGTCAGGAATGAAGCAAATGTAAATGAAGTGATAGAAGTTCACTTGCGATTTTTTGTTAAAGGTTCGGTCTCAACCACAGAACTGTTAGAAAAATCATTAGCTCTCGCTTCGAAAAATTGTCCAATTGTCCAGTCGGTTAATAAAAGTATAAAAATTACAGAGTCTATCATAAAAAAAGACGTTTAA